A genomic window from Candidatus Neomarinimicrobiota bacterium includes:
- a CDS encoding nucleotidyl transferase AbiEii/AbiGii toxin family protein, producing the protein MYDFAKRSDGERKEIFSEAAAERVQKPEVIEKDFWVCWLLGLLYGDKYVQKYIKFKGGTSLSKAYGLIERFSEDIDLLIDAEEMTDQPLIAERSSRQRTDFIEELRRAGLDYLKSSFLPKLEGLMNGVCSAEIVPGTYNQIKIDYPRAFTEKSLLPYILLEIGPVGASRPSENMSITPYTAEQYPELFKVAETKVETILAERTFWEKITILHANAHRDEGRPVKERNSRHYYDIHQMYIDDKVREKALQNEDLMQDVMNVKRHLYKQGWAHDENLKPRSFKLIPPKHVMKDLILDYAEMEEMFFYEAPKWEDIMESVTDLEAKINQK; encoded by the coding sequence ATGTATGATTTTGCAAAGCGATCCGATGGAGAGCGCAAGGAGATATTCAGCGAGGCAGCAGCAGAACGTGTGCAGAAACCCGAAGTGATTGAGAAGGATTTCTGGGTATGTTGGTTATTGGGATTATTGTATGGTGACAAATATGTTCAGAAGTACATCAAGTTCAAGGGTGGTACATCACTATCAAAAGCATATGGTTTGATTGAGCGGTTCTCGGAGGATATTGATTTATTAATCGATGCAGAGGAGATGACGGATCAACCGCTAATAGCGGAACGCAGTTCTCGGCAACGAACAGATTTCATTGAAGAACTTCGACGAGCTGGACTGGATTACCTCAAAAGCAGTTTTCTTCCAAAGCTTGAAGGATTAATGAATGGAGTATGTTCGGCTGAAATCGTGCCGGGTACGTATAACCAGATCAAGATAGATTACCCTCGGGCATTCACTGAGAAATCTCTTCTGCCTTACATTTTGCTTGAGATTGGCCCTGTCGGTGCATCAAGGCCAAGTGAAAATATGAGTATTACGCCTTATACTGCAGAACAGTATCCCGAATTGTTCAAAGTAGCTGAGACCAAAGTTGAGACGATACTAGCTGAAAGGACATTCTGGGAGAAAATAACTATTCTTCACGCGAACGCTCATCGTGATGAGGGTAGGCCAGTTAAGGAACGGAACTCCAGACACTACTATGATATTCATCAAATGTATATTGATGATAAAGTGAGAGAGAAAGCCCTACAGAATGAGGATCTTATGCAGGATGTCATGAATGTCAAACGCCACCTCTATAAACAAGGATGGGCACACGATGAGAATCTGAAGCCTCGCTCATTCAAGTTGATCCCACCAAAGCATGTTATGAAGGATTTGATATTGGACTACGCTGAAATGGAGGAGATGTTCTTTTATGAAGCTCCCAAATGGGAAGATATCATGGAATCTGTGACTGATCTAGAAGCTAAAATTAATCAGAAATAA